The proteins below are encoded in one region of Candidatus Thiodiazotropha sp. LNASS1:
- the glmU gene encoding bifunctional UDP-N-acetylglucosamine diphosphorylase/glucosamine-1-phosphate N-acetyltransferase GlmU → MDLGALILAAGEGTRMRSRLPKVLHQLAGKALLGHVIDTARSVNPDEITIVYGHGGELVPTQLSAQDLTWVEQTERLGTGHAVMQALPSLRKVDQVLILYGDVPLISSSTLTGLLSCLRLSDLALLTVDLPDPTGYGRIVRDGMDRIIRIVEQKDASQREQEITEINTGILAVKRERLEKWLAQLDNNNAQKEYYLTDIIAMAVEDGVNIQAVHPDSEEEVMGVNDRKQLAYLERYHQRQLAECLMHNGATLADPSRIDIRGRLTTGQDVFLDCNVIIEGNVSLADGVRVGPNVVLKDCSIGEGTEIFANSVLEAAEIGSECRIGPFARIRPESSLADHVHIGNFVEIKKSLVADGSKINHLSYVGDSEIGEQVNIGAGTITCNYDGANKHKTVIGDRAFIGSDTQLIAPVVVGEGATIGAGSTISKDAPSEQLTLTRAKQISIDGWQRPVKKPKA, encoded by the coding sequence ATGGATCTGGGGGCACTGATTTTGGCTGCGGGCGAAGGTACGCGAATGCGTTCCAGGCTTCCCAAGGTTCTGCACCAGTTGGCCGGCAAGGCGCTGCTCGGTCATGTGATCGATACGGCACGCTCGGTCAATCCTGATGAGATCACTATTGTCTATGGCCACGGGGGTGAGTTGGTGCCTACTCAGCTCTCCGCCCAGGATCTGACATGGGTGGAACAGACCGAACGCCTCGGTACCGGCCATGCGGTGATGCAGGCGTTGCCTTCCCTGCGAAAAGTCGACCAGGTGCTGATTCTGTACGGTGATGTACCCTTGATCAGCAGTTCGACACTGACCGGTCTGCTGAGTTGCTTGAGACTGAGCGACCTGGCGCTGCTGACGGTCGATCTACCCGATCCCACTGGATATGGGCGGATCGTGCGTGACGGTATGGACCGGATCATCCGCATCGTCGAACAGAAGGACGCCAGTCAACGCGAGCAGGAGATTACCGAGATCAATACGGGGATCCTGGCGGTAAAACGGGAGAGACTCGAGAAGTGGCTTGCACAACTCGATAACAACAATGCGCAAAAAGAGTACTATCTGACCGACATCATCGCCATGGCGGTTGAGGACGGGGTCAATATCCAGGCGGTCCATCCGGACAGTGAAGAGGAGGTCATGGGGGTCAATGACCGCAAACAACTGGCCTATCTCGAACGTTACCATCAACGCCAGTTGGCCGAGTGCTTGATGCACAACGGCGCCACCCTGGCGGATCCCTCGCGCATCGACATTCGCGGTCGCCTGACCACCGGACAGGACGTTTTCCTTGATTGCAATGTCATCATCGAGGGTAACGTCAGCCTTGCGGACGGGGTCAGGGTCGGTCCGAACGTGGTGCTGAAAGATTGTTCAATCGGCGAGGGGACGGAGATCTTTGCCAACAGTGTATTGGAAGCCGCCGAGATCGGCAGCGAATGCCGTATTGGCCCCTTTGCCCGGATTCGGCCGGAGAGCAGTCTGGCCGATCATGTCCATATCGGTAATTTCGTCGAGATAAAGAAGAGCCTGGTGGCAGATGGAAGTAAAATAAATCACCTCAGCTACGTCGGTGACAGCGAGATCGGTGAACAGGTCAATATCGGCGCCGGCACCATCACCTGCAATTACGATGGCGCCAACAAGCACAAAACGGTCATCGGTGATCGCGCCTTCATCGGTTCGGACACCCAGTTGATCGCGCCGGTGGTGGTCGGTGAGGGTGCGACCATCGGTGCCGGTTCAACCATCAGCAAAGACGCACCATCGGAACAGCTGACCCTGACACGGGCAAAACAGATCAGCATCGATGGCTGGCAGAGACCGGTCAAGAAGCCGAAAGCGTAA
- the atpG gene encoding F0F1 ATP synthase subunit gamma: MAGAKEIRTQIASIKNTSKITKAMEMVAASKMRKAQNRMAATRPYADKMRNVIGHLFHAHPEYKHTFMIEREVKRVGYIIVSSDRGLCGGLNNNLFRKLVKDMRVHRDSGTEVDFCTIGNKALGFFGRFGGNVVSQATHLGDTPHIEDLIGTVKVMLDAYAEGKIDRIYIAYNHFVNTMTQSPTVEQLVPIASTMEEELRHHWDYIYEPDSKDVLDNLLSRYVESLVYQSVVENGASEQSARMVAMKAASDNAGELIDELQLIYNKARQAAITQEISEIVGGAAAV, encoded by the coding sequence ATGGCAGGCGCAAAAGAGATACGCACACAGATTGCCAGTATCAAGAATACGAGCAAGATCACCAAGGCGATGGAGATGGTGGCGGCCTCGAAGATGCGTAAGGCGCAGAACCGGATGGCGGCCACGCGGCCCTATGCGGATAAGATGCGCAACGTCATCGGGCATCTGTTTCATGCGCATCCAGAGTATAAGCACACCTTCATGATCGAGCGTGAGGTTAAACGGGTTGGGTATATCATCGTTTCCTCCGATCGAGGGCTCTGCGGTGGTTTGAACAATAATCTGTTTCGCAAGCTGGTCAAGGATATGAGGGTCCATAGGGACAGCGGTACAGAGGTCGATTTCTGCACTATCGGCAACAAGGCGCTGGGGTTTTTCGGCCGTTTCGGCGGTAATGTGGTCAGTCAGGCGACCCATCTGGGGGACACGCCCCACATCGAGGATCTGATCGGCACGGTCAAGGTGATGCTGGATGCCTATGCCGAGGGCAAGATCGATCGTATCTACATCGCCTACAACCACTTCGTCAACACCATGACCCAGAGTCCTACTGTCGAACAGCTGGTGCCCATAGCCTCCACCATGGAGGAAGAGTTGAGGCACCACTGGGACTACATCTACGAGCCGGATTCGAAAGATGTACTCGACAACCTGCTGAGCCGTTATGTGGAGTCCCTGGTCTACCAGTCCGTGGTGGAAAACGGTGCCAGTGAGCAGTCTGCACGAATGGTGGCGATGAAGGCGGCCTCGGACAATGCGGGTGAGCTGATCGACGAGCTGCAGCTGATCTACAACAAGGCGCGCCAGGCCGCGATTACCCAGGAGATCTCGGAGATCGTCGGCGGTGCGGCGGCTGTCTGA
- a CDS encoding F0F1 ATP synthase subunit delta gives MAGEATTIARPYAEAVFARAEESGKLDVWSDMLSFLTSVVESQEMAPIVGNPLIEQDALVSLLLEIAGDKVDEEGGNLIKVLVENGRLTVLPEIDALFEELKADKERVSKVHVTSAFALDAAQEKLIAEALKAKLGRNVTITSEKDPELIGGIHIRAGDMVIDGSVRGQLQQLANELGI, from the coding sequence ATGGCAGGTGAAGCAACCACTATTGCCCGACCCTACGCCGAAGCGGTGTTTGCGCGCGCTGAAGAGAGCGGCAAGCTCGACGTCTGGTCCGATATGCTGAGCTTTCTTACCTCGGTGGTGGAGAGCCAGGAGATGGCCCCGATCGTCGGTAATCCGCTGATCGAGCAGGACGCCCTGGTGTCACTGCTGCTGGAGATCGCGGGCGACAAGGTCGACGAAGAGGGCGGCAATCTGATCAAGGTGTTGGTCGAGAACGGCCGACTCACTGTGCTGCCGGAGATCGATGCACTCTTTGAAGAGCTGAAAGCGGACAAAGAGCGTGTCAGCAAAGTACATGTCACCTCCGCCTTCGCCCTCGATGCGGCGCAGGAAAAACTCATTGCCGAAGCCTTAAAGGCCAAGTTGGGACGCAACGTCACCATCACCAGTGAAAAAGACCCCGAGCTGATCGGCGGTATTCACATCCGTGCGGGCGACATGGTTATCGACGGCTCCGTCCGTGGACAACTGCAGCAACTGGCGAACGAATTGGGAATCTAA
- the glmS gene encoding glutamine--fructose-6-phosphate transaminase (isomerizing), with the protein MCGIVGGIAQRDVVPILMEGLKRLEYRGYDSAGVAVLDERQHIQRIRSVGKVAALKDLIDGAALSSSLGIAHTRWATHGMPAERNAHPHMSGERVAIVHNGIIENYADLRQDLSTKGFTFTSETDTEVIAHLLADVLASEPDFIKAIRKASSKLVGAYALAVVSPDDPDQMVVIRAGSPLVIGLGVGENFIASDVFALLPVTQRFIFLDEGDLAHVSRDEVKIFDDQGRQVEREVRTSRVSASSAEKGPYRHYMLKEIFEQPAVIAETLEGRIHKGKLLEDSFGFEAKQLLDKTQNVHIIACGTSYHAGLVARYWLEEVGVHCSVEVASEFRYRQVVVPDNTLFVTISQSGETADTLAALRGAETQGYLGSLTICNVPESSLVRESNVALMTRAGPEIGVASTKAFTTQLVALRLLVLALAKRRGMSTERERELVEELHALPRQVEVILELNDAIKEMANAFAEKNHALFLGRGSFYPIAMEGALKLKEISYIHAEAYPAGELKHGPLALVDAEMPVICALPDDPLLEKVISNLQEVRARGGELFLFSDQKVKIGLDRYQNLTLSDIYPSTAPIVYTVPLQLLSYHVAILKGTDVDQPRNLAKSVTVE; encoded by the coding sequence ATGTGTGGCATTGTCGGTGGAATCGCACAACGGGATGTTGTTCCCATCCTGATGGAGGGTCTGAAACGCCTTGAATATCGGGGTTATGACTCGGCCGGTGTTGCGGTATTGGATGAGCGTCAGCACATTCAGCGAATTCGTTCCGTAGGCAAGGTCGCCGCGCTCAAGGACCTGATCGATGGCGCCGCACTTTCAAGCAGTCTGGGTATCGCCCATACCCGTTGGGCTACACACGGTATGCCGGCGGAGCGCAACGCCCACCCTCATATGAGCGGCGAGCGGGTGGCGATCGTACACAACGGTATTATCGAAAACTATGCCGATCTGCGTCAGGACTTGAGTACCAAGGGTTTTACTTTTACCTCTGAGACCGATACCGAGGTCATCGCCCATCTGCTGGCGGATGTGCTGGCATCGGAACCCGATTTCATCAAAGCCATACGAAAGGCGAGCAGTAAACTGGTCGGTGCCTATGCGCTGGCTGTTGTCAGCCCGGATGATCCCGATCAGATGGTGGTCATCAGGGCTGGCAGTCCTTTGGTCATCGGGCTTGGTGTGGGAGAGAACTTTATCGCTTCGGATGTGTTTGCCCTGTTGCCGGTAACACAGCGTTTTATCTTCCTGGATGAGGGCGACCTGGCTCATGTCTCGAGGGATGAGGTGAAGATTTTCGATGACCAGGGCCGTCAGGTAGAGCGTGAGGTCCGCACCTCTCGGGTTTCCGCATCGAGCGCGGAAAAGGGACCCTACCGGCACTATATGCTGAAAGAGATCTTCGAACAGCCGGCAGTGATCGCAGAGACCCTGGAGGGACGGATTCATAAGGGCAAGTTGCTCGAAGATTCATTCGGTTTCGAAGCGAAACAGCTCCTGGACAAGACCCAAAACGTACACATCATCGCCTGTGGCACCAGTTACCACGCCGGCCTGGTTGCACGCTATTGGCTGGAAGAGGTCGGCGTTCACTGTAGCGTCGAGGTGGCGAGCGAGTTTCGCTATCGGCAGGTGGTGGTGCCCGACAACACCCTGTTTGTCACGATCTCCCAATCGGGCGAGACCGCGGATACCCTGGCCGCGTTGCGTGGCGCCGAGACCCAGGGCTATCTGGGAAGCCTGACCATCTGCAACGTACCCGAAAGCTCGCTGGTGCGGGAATCCAATGTGGCCCTGATGACCCGGGCAGGTCCTGAGATCGGTGTGGCATCCACCAAGGCCTTCACCACCCAGCTGGTAGCTCTGAGATTGCTGGTCCTTGCCTTGGCAAAGCGCCGCGGCATGAGCACCGAGAGAGAGCGCGAGCTGGTAGAGGAACTGCATGCACTGCCACGTCAGGTTGAAGTGATCCTGGAGCTGAACGACGCCATCAAAGAGATGGCGAATGCCTTTGCGGAAAAGAACCACGCCCTGTTTCTCGGCAGAGGCAGCTTCTACCCAATCGCCATGGAGGGTGCGTTGAAACTGAAAGAGATCTCCTACATCCACGCCGAGGCCTACCCTGCCGGCGAACTCAAACACGGCCCCCTGGCGCTGGTCGATGCTGAGATGCCGGTGATCTGCGCGTTACCCGACGATCCGCTTTTAGAAAAAGTCATATCGAATCTGCAGGAGGTACGCGCCCGTGGCGGTGAACTGTTCCTGTTCAGCGATCAGAAGGTAAAGATCGGCCTGGACCGATACCAGAACCTGACCCTATCCGACATCTATCCTTCCACGGCGCCGATCGTCTATACCGTTCCGTTGCAGTTGCTTTCCTATCATGTTGCCATATTGAAGGGGACCGATGTGGATCAGCCGCGGAATCTGGCGAAATCGGTGACGGTAGAGTAG
- a CDS encoding F0F1 ATP synthase subunit B — protein MNINLTLIGQLLAFAVFVWFTMKYIWTPIMGALETRKKEIADGLAAAERGQHEQELAKERAKDVLHEAKSQAAEIVAQAQKRAAEIVDESKDTARTEGERILTAAQAEIEQESNRAREHLREKIGELAVVGAEKILRKEINAAAHKDIVNELAQEI, from the coding sequence ATGAACATCAATCTGACGCTTATAGGTCAGCTGCTCGCTTTTGCGGTGTTCGTGTGGTTCACGATGAAGTATATCTGGACCCCGATCATGGGTGCGCTGGAGACCCGCAAAAAAGAGATAGCCGATGGCCTGGCCGCCGCCGAGCGCGGGCAGCACGAACAGGAGCTTGCGAAAGAGCGGGCCAAGGATGTTCTGCACGAAGCCAAATCGCAGGCAGCTGAGATCGTGGCTCAGGCGCAGAAACGGGCAGCTGAAATTGTCGATGAGTCAAAGGACACCGCACGCACAGAAGGCGAGCGTATCCTGACCGCTGCGCAGGCAGAGATCGAGCAGGAGTCGAACCGCGCTCGTGAACACCTGCGTGAAAAGATCGGCGAACTGGCCGTGGTCGGTGCTGAGAAGATCCTTAGAAAGGAGATCAACGCAGCGGCGCACAAAGATATCGTCAACGAGCTGGCACAAGAGATTTAA
- the atpD gene encoding F0F1 ATP synthase subunit beta — translation MSSGKVVEIIGAVVDVQFARGEMPKVYEALKIEDAGLTLEVQQQLGDGVVRTIAMGSTDGLKRGVTVESTGDPISIPVGQGTLGRIMDVLGNPVDEAGEVKADKLMPIHRLPPKLEDQAATTEILETGIKVIDLIMPIVKGGKIGLFGGAGVGKTVTLMELIRNIAVEHSGFSVFAGVGERTREGNDFYHEMQEGGVLDKVALVYGQMNEPPGNRLRVALTGLTIAENFRDEGRDVLMFVDNIYRYTLAGTEVSALLGRMPSAVGYQPTLAEEMGALQERITSTKTGSITSFQAVYVPADDLTDPSPATTFAHLDATLVLSRQIAELGIYPAVDPLDSTSRILDPNVVGQEHYSVARAVQGTLQRYKELKDIIAILGMDELSEEDKLVVQRARKIQRFLSQPFFVAEVFTGTPGKYVSLKDTIASFKAIVEGEYDHLPEQAFYMVGGIDEAVERGGKA, via the coding sequence ATGAGTTCGGGCAAAGTGGTTGAAATCATCGGCGCTGTGGTGGACGTACAGTTCGCACGCGGTGAGATGCCGAAGGTCTACGAGGCACTCAAGATTGAAGATGCGGGCCTCACACTGGAAGTCCAGCAGCAGCTGGGCGACGGGGTGGTGAGAACCATCGCCATGGGATCGACCGATGGACTGAAGCGCGGTGTCACCGTGGAGTCCACCGGCGACCCGATCAGTATCCCGGTCGGTCAGGGTACTCTGGGCCGTATCATGGACGTACTCGGCAATCCGGTGGACGAGGCCGGCGAGGTCAAGGCCGACAAGCTGATGCCGATCCACCGTCTGCCGCCAAAGCTGGAAGATCAGGCGGCCACCACCGAGATCCTCGAAACCGGCATCAAGGTAATCGACCTGATCATGCCCATCGTCAAGGGCGGTAAGATCGGTCTGTTCGGCGGCGCCGGCGTGGGCAAGACCGTTACCCTGATGGAGTTGATTCGTAACATCGCGGTGGAACACTCCGGTTTCTCCGTATTCGCCGGTGTGGGTGAGCGTACCCGTGAGGGCAACGACTTCTACCACGAGATGCAGGAAGGCGGGGTACTCGACAAAGTGGCCCTGGTCTACGGTCAGATGAACGAGCCCCCGGGCAACCGTCTGCGTGTGGCCCTGACCGGTCTGACCATCGCCGAGAATTTCCGTGACGAAGGCCGTGACGTACTGATGTTCGTGGACAACATCTATCGTTACACCCTGGCCGGTACCGAGGTATCCGCCCTGTTGGGCCGTATGCCCTCCGCGGTGGGTTATCAGCCGACCCTGGCCGAGGAGATGGGTGCGTTGCAGGAACGTATCACCTCTACCAAGACCGGCTCCATCACCTCCTTTCAGGCGGTCTACGTACCGGCAGACGACCTGACCGATCCCTCGCCCGCGACCACCTTCGCGCATCTGGATGCGACGCTGGTGCTCTCCCGTCAGATCGCCGAGCTGGGTATCTATCCGGCGGTGGATCCTCTCGATTCCACCTCCCGTATTCTCGATCCCAATGTGGTGGGCCAGGAGCACTACAGCGTGGCCCGCGCCGTGCAGGGCACCCTGCAGCGCTACAAGGAGCTGAAGGACATCATCGCCATCCTCGGTATGGACGAACTCTCCGAAGAGGACAAACTGGTGGTGCAGCGTGCACGTAAGATACAGCGCTTCCTGTCTCAGCCCTTTTTCGTGGCCGAGGTCTTCACCGGCACCCCCGGCAAGTATGTCTCGCTGAAAGACACTATCGCCAGCTTCAAGGCAATCGTCGAAGGTGAATACGATCATCTGCCGGAGCAGGCCTTCTATATGGTCGGTGGTATCGACGAAGCCGTCGAACGCGGTGGCAAGGCCTGA
- the atpA gene encoding F0F1 ATP synthase subunit alpha, with product MQLNPSEISDLIKSKIEKFDLKTEARNEGTIISLTDGIARIHGLEDAMSYEMLEFPGNTYGLALNLERDSVGAVVLGDYKHLSEGDAVQCTGRVLEVPVGEALLGRVVDSLGNPLDGKGDITADETSPIEKVAPGVIERKSVDQPVQTGLKAIDAMVPIGRGQRELIIGDRQTGKSAVAIDTIINQKGTGIKCIYVAVGQKNSTIAQVVRKLEEHGAMEHTIIVAAPAADSAAMQFLAPYSGCTMGEYFRDKGEDALIIYDDLTKQAWAYRQVSLLLRRPPGREAYPGDVFYLHSRLLERAARVNADYVEKMTEGKVKGQTGSLTALPIIETQAGDVSAFVPTNVISITDGQIFLEADLFNAGIRPAINAGLSVSRVGGAAQTKIIKKLGGGVRLALAQYRELAAFSQFASDLDEATRKQLERGERVTELMKQAQYSPLSIAGMAVSLFAANEGYLDDVDASKVVDFEASLHGYMKSSQKELMDKMNETGDYNTEIEQALHDALKDFKANHTW from the coding sequence ATGCAACTCAATCCATCCGAGATCAGTGACCTGATCAAAAGCAAGATCGAAAAATTCGATCTTAAGACCGAGGCCCGAAACGAGGGTACGATCATCAGTCTGACCGACGGCATTGCCCGAATCCACGGTCTCGAGGACGCCATGTCCTACGAGATGCTGGAGTTTCCCGGGAATACCTACGGTCTGGCACTCAACCTGGAGCGCGATTCAGTCGGCGCCGTGGTATTGGGTGACTACAAGCACCTGAGTGAAGGCGATGCCGTTCAATGTACCGGCCGCGTACTCGAGGTGCCGGTGGGCGAAGCTCTGCTGGGCCGCGTGGTCGACTCGCTGGGCAACCCCCTGGACGGCAAGGGCGACATCACCGCCGATGAGACCTCTCCCATCGAGAAAGTCGCGCCGGGCGTTATCGAGCGTAAGTCGGTTGACCAACCGGTGCAGACCGGCCTCAAAGCGATCGACGCCATGGTGCCGATCGGCCGTGGCCAGCGTGAGCTGATCATCGGTGACCGTCAGACCGGTAAGTCGGCTGTGGCCATCGACACCATCATCAATCAGAAAGGCACCGGCATCAAATGTATCTACGTCGCCGTCGGCCAGAAGAACTCCACCATCGCCCAGGTGGTGCGTAAGCTGGAAGAGCACGGCGCTATGGAGCACACCATCATAGTGGCGGCGCCCGCGGCGGATTCCGCGGCCATGCAGTTCCTGGCCCCCTACTCCGGCTGCACCATGGGCGAGTACTTCCGCGACAAGGGCGAAGATGCGCTGATCATCTACGACGATCTGACCAAGCAGGCCTGGGCCTATCGTCAGGTCTCCCTGCTGCTGCGACGTCCGCCTGGCCGTGAAGCCTATCCCGGTGATGTCTTCTACCTCCACTCCCGTCTACTCGAGCGCGCCGCGCGCGTCAACGCCGACTATGTGGAGAAGATGACTGAAGGCAAGGTGAAAGGCCAGACCGGTTCACTGACCGCCCTGCCGATCATCGAGACCCAGGCGGGTGACGTGTCGGCCTTCGTACCGACCAACGTTATCTCGATTACCGACGGTCAGATCTTCCTCGAGGCGGATCTGTTCAACGCCGGTATCCGCCCAGCGATCAACGCCGGTCTTTCAGTCTCCCGTGTGGGTGGTGCCGCGCAGACCAAGATCATCAAGAAGCTGGGCGGCGGTGTGCGTCTGGCCCTGGCCCAGTATCGTGAGTTGGCGGCCTTCTCCCAGTTCGCTTCCGATCTGGACGAGGCGACCCGCAAACAGCTGGAGCGCGGTGAGCGTGTTACCGAGCTGATGAAGCAGGCCCAGTATTCGCCGCTCTCCATTGCCGGCATGGCGGTCTCGCTGTTTGCCGCCAATGAGGGTTATCTGGACGATGTCGATGCCAGCAAAGTGGTCGACTTCGAGGCCTCGTTGCACGGCTACATGAAGAGCAGCCAGAAGGAGCTGATGGACAAGATGAACGAGACCGGTGACTACAACACCGAGATCGAGCAGGCGCTGCACGATGCGTTGAAGGACTTCAAGGCCAACCATACCTGGTAA
- a CDS encoding F0F1 ATP synthase subunit epsilon produces MAMTIHVDIVSAEGEIFSGLAEMVYAPAVMGEVGIAPRHTPLVTQLKPGEIRVDTGNNQEMQHFYVSGGILEVQPHVVTVLADTAIRATDLDEAAAQEAKRRAEDAMANRTSEFEYAKAQAELVEAAAQLRAIERIRKGKGA; encoded by the coding sequence ATGGCCATGACAATCCATGTGGACATCGTCAGCGCCGAGGGCGAGATCTTCAGCGGTCTCGCTGAGATGGTATACGCCCCTGCGGTAATGGGTGAGGTGGGAATCGCTCCCCGCCACACGCCGCTGGTGACTCAACTGAAACCAGGTGAGATTCGGGTCGACACCGGGAATAATCAGGAGATGCAGCACTTTTATGTCTCCGGCGGTATTCTCGAGGTTCAGCCCCATGTGGTTACCGTACTCGCCGATACGGCGATTCGTGCCACAGACCTCGACGAGGCGGCCGCCCAGGAGGCCAAGCGCCGTGCCGAAGATGCCATGGCGAACCGAACCTCCGAGTTCGAATACGCCAAGGCACAGGCTGAACTGGTGGAGGCAGCAGCACAGTTGCGAGCCATCGAGCGCATCCGCAAGGGTAAGGGCGCCTGA
- a CDS encoding peptidylprolyl isomerase yields the protein MSKEIIQNGKFVSLTYSIADPDGNTLEQSDLPVSYIHGGETELIGGMDRAVAGKCQGDEVTLTIPSSDAFGEYDPDLTFTDEIDNVPPQFRQLGAEVQMQNEAGEVKSFYVTKIENGKLTVDGNHPLAGKTLVVKVKILEVREATKEDAMSVGLPGQSHTLN from the coding sequence ATGTCCAAAGAAATCATCCAGAACGGAAAATTCGTCTCCCTCACCTACTCCATTGCCGATCCGGATGGCAATACCCTGGAGCAGAGCGATCTTCCGGTCAGCTATATCCATGGCGGCGAAACCGAACTGATTGGCGGTATGGATCGCGCGGTAGCCGGTAAGTGCCAGGGTGATGAAGTCACTCTTACCATCCCCTCCAGTGATGCCTTCGGTGAGTATGATCCGGACCTGACCTTCACCGATGAAATCGATAATGTGCCCCCGCAATTTCGTCAGTTGGGTGCAGAAGTACAGATGCAGAATGAGGCCGGCGAGGTAAAAAGTTTCTACGTCACCAAGATCGAGAATGGTAAGTTGACGGTTGACGGCAACCACCCTCTCGCAGGCAAGACACTGGTGGTTAAGGTCAAGATTCTCGAGGTTAGGGAGGCGACCAAGGAAGATGCCATGTCAGTGGGTTTGCCGGGCCAATCCCATACACTGAATTGA